One genomic region from Methanomicrobia archaeon encodes:
- a CDS encoding exosortase-associated EpsI family protein: MVTGKEPATAGDFFEDYAKIIGLLMLAFVIIMLCSTPSTILAKRVTMIGTELSYASSYELPVRTKLDLGNTAHLQAFPRQIGEWSGYDYDTARLMEQLGADVMLMRAYSHPQLYQPIFLLIMQSYNRSSFHPPIVCYPALGYTIESASNEIVTISNASWVEDPWFSAPAARRNETILPVKKLVVTKQAADTGRVTERRVVLYFYVKEPPLSSDTITMVRVEALAPTGSSYDGILTVSREFMAEIIPCMFEVQRPEQSLFWSLAKGSNARRLMLVLLFLAPLAVIFYPELRARLPRRSSRT, from the coding sequence ATGGTAACCGGAAAAGAACCCGCAACCGCTGGAGACTTCTTCGAGGACTATGCGAAGATCATCGGGCTCCTGATGCTCGCGTTCGTCATTATCATGCTCTGCTCCACACCCTCCACGATCCTCGCTAAACGGGTCACGATGATCGGTACGGAGCTCTCGTATGCCTCGAGTTATGAACTGCCGGTGCGGACGAAGCTGGATCTGGGCAATACCGCGCATCTGCAGGCATTTCCCAGGCAGATCGGCGAGTGGTCGGGCTATGATTATGATACCGCACGACTGATGGAGCAGCTGGGTGCCGATGTGATGCTCATGCGCGCGTACTCGCACCCGCAGCTGTATCAGCCCATCTTCCTGCTCATCATGCAGTCCTATAATCGGTCAAGCTTTCACCCGCCCATTGTCTGCTATCCCGCGCTGGGCTATACGATCGAGAGCGCGAGCAATGAGATCGTAACGATATCCAATGCGAGCTGGGTAGAAGACCCGTGGTTTTCTGCACCCGCGGCAAGGCGTAACGAGACGATCCTGCCGGTGAAGAAGCTCGTGGTCACGAAGCAAGCGGCCGATACGGGCAGGGTCACGGAACGCCGGGTCGTGCTCTACTTTTACGTAAAGGAGCCACCTCTGAGCTCTGATACCATCACGATGGTCCGTGTCGAGGCACTTGCACCCACCGGCAGCTCCTATGACGGGATCCTCACGGTCTCCCGGGAGTTCATGGCCGAGATCATCCCCTGTATGTTCGAAGTGCAGCGCCCGGAGCAAAGCCTCTTCTGGTCGCTCGCCAAAGGCTCTAACGCCAGGAGGCTCATGCTCGTTCTGCTCTTTCTCGCTCCGCTGGCCGTTATCTTCTATCCCGAACTGCGAGCACGATTGCCCAGAAGATCGTCACGCACCTGA
- a CDS encoding CPBP family intramembrane metalloprotease — MPDAKLLYDAPVRISGSFFSRRALITILYIMLIAAAELVTAYAAEHGAVYAKYGIAFHAVILFALLVHSARSIKVDPATSQLLLALILAPLIRILSLSMPVAEFSYLAWFFIISIPVYLTIFACLYLQRIKPRDIGLALPEKKHLPLELAIIVIAVPVGIIEYLILKPGLLVEPRLPALVVPVLIMVVCTGFLEELAFRGLMQYHAVRTLGFAGIVLISALFGLLHIGNLTILDVLLAGSIGFIFALVVRKTGSVYGVSISHGIINSTLFLFAPAFL, encoded by the coding sequence ATGCCAGACGCGAAGCTACTCTATGATGCGCCCGTGCGGATCAGTGGATCGTTTTTCAGCCGCCGCGCCCTCATCACGATCCTGTACATCATGCTCATCGCAGCGGCGGAGCTCGTTACGGCGTATGCCGCCGAGCACGGTGCCGTTTATGCGAAGTATGGCATCGCCTTCCATGCGGTCATCCTCTTCGCCCTGCTCGTTCATTCTGCACGCAGTATAAAAGTGGATCCCGCGACCTCACAGTTGTTGCTGGCGCTCATACTCGCACCGCTGATACGAATCCTCAGCCTTTCGATGCCCGTTGCGGAGTTCAGCTATCTCGCCTGGTTCTTCATCATCAGTATCCCGGTTTACCTCACGATCTTCGCGTGCCTGTACCTGCAGCGCATAAAGCCGCGGGACATTGGGCTTGCTTTGCCGGAAAAGAAGCATCTACCACTTGAACTCGCTATTATCGTGATCGCGGTCCCGGTGGGCATCATCGAGTATCTCATCTTGAAACCCGGGCTGCTGGTGGAGCCGCGTCTTCCCGCGTTGGTGGTGCCGGTGCTCATTATGGTGGTGTGCACGGGCTTTCTGGAGGAATTAGCCTTTCGCGGGTTGATGCAGTACCATGCCGTGCGTACCCTCGGCTTTGCGGGCATCGTGCTCATCTCCGCGCTCTTCGGCCTGCTGCATATCGGCAACCTCACGATACTTGACGTCCTGCTCGCCGGCAGCATCGGCTTCATCTTTGCACTGGTGGTGCGGAAGACCGGGTCAGTCTATGGCGTGAGTATATCACACGGTATTATCAATTCGACCCTGTTCCTGTTCGCACCGGCGTTTTTATGA